The genomic DNA ACCTTCCCCTCCAAAAAGGAGTTCAGAGACCTGGTGCAGCTCACAGACTACAATGACCTGGAGTCAGACTTCTTCGAGCACATGAAGCACATCCAGGTGAGGGACGACCCCTGACTCTTGTCTCtgcctttttattttcctgctgatcacaaacactgacacgTCTCGCTGTGTTTAGATCCACCGTCGGGGTCGAGCGCTGAGGAAGTTGGCCAAGCAGCTGACCGAGGGCACGGTGGTGATGACGTCCCGTTCCCTGCAGAATTACATCATGCCGTACGCCATGACCACCCTGCTCGATGAAAAGATGATCAAGGTGGTTTATCTACACACAAACCTATGTAAAGAAAGCAGTTTTAATTCCAATGAGCAACataatgcatttcattttgagagagaatttcttcaaattagGTTTAAACTGTGATTTTGGCTCATAGATGAATGGACTAGATCACAGATCAAggtcgctgtgacctcacagAACTCATTTCTTGCCTTGTGAACGCGATACCTCAGAAACACCTCAAGTTAATccattcaaatttggtacaagcATTCACATGGACTCAACgattaactgattagaatttgaaGGTTCAAGGTCTTTTTTTGCCTCATGAATGCATTGTCATAAGAACGCCTcgagagaatcctttcaaattcaaatattcACTCAGATTTCATGGGTCAAAGGTcgcagtgacctcatatgagtctagAAAAAAgtgtatgtagactgaaactgtcGGCAGAGAAATACAACCCCCTGGCGATaactcagtttgtttgtgtgtcggatcctctcctcttctcccgtGCTGCAGCATGAGAATATGACGTCAGCATCGGTGGAGGTGGTGGGCGCAGTTTGTCGCAGGCTGACCTGGTCCAAGTATCTGTACTACCTGAAACACTTCGTCCACATCCTGCAGACTTCACAGATTGAGCAGAAACTGGCTGTCAGGTAGGGTCTTCCTCTTCTTTGAACCATTTTTAATGTTCTTAGTTCTttccatttaaatatataaatacaaacaattaacctttctccaccctccctccctaaCTGCAGTTTGCTGGTCACAGTTCTGGAAGCTTTTCATTTCGACCACCAGACCCTCAGCAGAGAAATGGAGGCAGCGAAGGCCAGAGAAGGTCAGTGACCAATCAGATCTTTTCTTTATGTTCTCATATTTGTGTTAGTGTGACAAGTCTAAATCAAATGTCTGGATCAGAGAGTTTACACTTTAAATTTCTGATGcatttctttgatttaaaacaaaatcaatcgTTGCAATTTCTATTTCTTGACTTTGTATAAACTAACTTAATCAAACAATACATATTTGAAAAGCTGGGAGTGTCTCAGTCGAAGCAGATGACGTGGATGAAGCGGCAGCAGACGAATCTGACGCAAGTGACGATGAAAAGGAAATGGAGACGGACAGTAAGACTGCTCCGGCTGATGTTCCCATGGAAGTGGACAATGATGAAGAAAGCAATGTCGTCTCAAAGGAAGCGGCCAGCGCTAAAGCCAAGGGACCTGTGGCTCCTAGACCTGTGGCAGTGTCCAGCGGGCTGCCACAGAGCAAAGAGGAGCTGGAGTCGTTGATCATCGCCATCCACGGGACTGTGAATGACAGCGTGCTGCCTCGTCTGCACAGGTGTCTCACCGCAAAGgtacacaatgcacacacagcCGACTCATGGCATGTTCTGAAAACTACACGTCAGTATCATAATGAGTGACTGTGTCCTGTAGGTGAAGAGTGATGAGGAGCACAAGGCGGTGAGGTCGAAGGacgtgaaggaggaggaggtgtcgAGGATACCGATAGCATTCGCCATGGTTAAACTGATGCAGACGCTGCCTCAGCACATCATGGAGGCCAATCTGCCCGGGTACGCTGCTGTGTGTCCATGAATGTTTCTCATTTGTGGATGTTTTTAATCCTCTGATCCAGGATTGCAACCTATACACGTGaatctgttctgtgtgtgacaTCTTCAGATAAGGGGACAGTTAAGACGTTGTTTGATAGTTTGgataaaaatatgacatttcagtgatgattgtgtgtgtgtgtgtgtgtgtgtgtgtgtgtgtgtgtgtgtgtgtgtgtgtgtgtgtgtgtgtgtgtgtgtgtgtgtgtgtgtgtgtgtgtgtgtgtgtatgtatgtataaatgaatgaatatccAGTATCCTGATCAAGGTGTGTGTCCACCTGAGGAACCGTTTCCAGGAGGTCCGTGACGTGGCAAGAGGAACGCTGGTGAAGATTATAGAGACACTGGGGTTCAGATACTTGCATTACCTGCTCAAAGAGATGCAGAGCGTCCTGGTGAAGGGTTACCAGGCaagagcacgcacacacacatacacagcagaGAAGAGCATACACGTATATGTCTGTCTTGCTGATTACATGCACTCCTCCGCACTCTGATCCATTTAAAGTTTAATGTAAttgatttaaacacaaacactttgatgTTGAATCTGGTGGCTCAAACCACTGTCTCATATCGCGCCTtaccctccctccatccaggTCCATGTTCTAACATTCACTGTGCACCGGCTGCTGTCTGCCCTCAGTCCGACCCTTAAGAGCGGTGACCTGGACCCGTGCATGAACATGCTCATCGATGTAAGAACTTCTCTTTCCGTACAGACTCTCATTTGTCAGTAAGAATAGGTTCGCCGGTGTCAACATGTTTTGTATTCATCGCCTCTTACACCTCTTCTCCATTCAATACCGGTCAGATCTTCAACAATGAGCTGTTCGGGGCTGTGGccgaggagaaggaggtgaaggggATCGTCTCCAAGCTGATGGAGGCTCGACACAGCAAGAGCATGGACTCGTACGAGCTGCTGGCCAAGTTCTGCAGCAAGGAGAGCATCACCAAGCTCATACTGCCACTGAAGGAGGTGAGTGGAAATGAGACCTGCAGAAGTTTGGGGGTTTTTGCTCGAGTAGTTGAGAGTTTTCCTGattctctcctcctccgctctcTTGTATCATCCTCCCTTCAGATTCTGGAGAATACATCTAGTCTGAAGGTGTGTAACCGGGTAGTTGCAGTGCTACGGCGTCTCATCCTGGGTCTGCTTGTCAACGGGGGCATGACCCCTCAGGACATCTTACTGCTGTGCCACGGCCTGATCAGCCAGAGTCTGCCACTGCTCACCAAGAGAGATCGgtacacacgctcacacaagCTCAATGACAATGACTTTTAAATCTTATGTCAATCGACTATTTCCAACACTGTATATACGTGTGTGTAATTCTAGAGATAAAGCGTCGGCTAAGCCTCCCCCCGACCCCAGACTGCCCCCTCCCAGCTGCCTGCTCCTGCCTCCGACCCCGAAGAGAGGAGGTCAGAAAGCTCCTGTCAGCAGTCGAACCAACATGCACATCCTGGTGGATGCCGGCCTCAAGGTACACGCCGCTCAAATTAGTCCGTTTTTACAACTTCAGTTTTATCAGAAGCTAAAGTTTTACTGAAGTGTTTTGTCATCGTATGAATCCATCTCTCCCTCAGCTGCTTCACCTGAGTCTGAGGAAATCCATTGTGACGTCGTCCGAGGCCTCGACTCTAGAAATGCTCGACCCCTTCGTGCAGCTCCTGCTCGAATGCATCGACTCCATGCACGTCAAGGTACAAGCATCTGATGTTTATACAAGTATCTGTTGTTGATCAAACCCTTTCTGATCTATCAAATAACTACCATCGCCCACTTCCTCCATCTTCTACTCCCTGTCAGGTAATCACAGAGGCTCTGGTGGGCTTCAGCTGGCTGCTGAAGTTCCCTCTGCCGGCAGTGGGGCAGAACGCCGAGCAGCTGACCAAGCAACTCTTTGTCCTGCTGAAGGATTACTCCAAGGCTGGAGCGGCCCGCGGGGAAAACTACCACCTGGTCCAGAGCTGCTTCaaggtaaaacaaacaaataaataaatacatacatacgtGCCATCTATgaattattgtttgttttgtttttgttgagtaaTGAGATTTTTccctcattaaaaaaaatatttatatctcCCATCTTTATCGTGTTTGTCTCTCAGGCTATCACCATACTCgtgaaaaatgtcaaaagcaACAACATTACTGAGACACAACTGCAAGTGCTGCTGGGATACGCTGAAGAGGACATCTACGATCAGTCACGCCAGGCCACCGCCTTTGGCCTCCTGAAGGTAACTCTTAACTTCTCAGCTTATTTGTTTGGAGCCTTTAAGAAAAAattgttgaagaaaaataaaaccgctctgtgttttttttgtatcattCAGGCGATTCTGTCCAGGAAGCTCGTAGTTccagagatggaggaggtgcTGACGAAGGTTGCCAAGCTATCTGTTACCGGCAGCAACGCTATGATCAGAATCCACTGTCGACAGGTGAacacactttttatttgaaattgacTAATCACAAAATCAACAAGTAATGTTTGCTAAGAAAATGCATTTAGACGAACACTGTGTCAAATTTGTTCACACGCAAACATGAGAGTGGAGGAGCTATGTTTGTAAAGAGACGGTATATTCTTCTGCTCTGGCAGTGAGTTAACTGTTTGTGTCGGGCAGATCTATCTGAAGTACCTGCTGGACTATCCACTGGGGAGGAAGCTGAGGTTCCACATGGAGTTCGTGGTGGCTCAGCTGCACTACGAGCATGACACAGGCAGGGAGTCTGTGCTGGAGATGCTGGCGTTCATCTTCCAGTCTTTCCCTGAGGTGAGTAATCTTCACCTGGACTGGACTGCAGTATATTGTAATTTTAACCTCACTTACATATAAAGAAACACCCATATAATCCACAATGTCCCCATAATGGCctaatcaattaattaaaccatgtcttttctttattattattatttttaatttatgtcaATGGCTTTAAGATGAAAAACTTGGTTTACTGATGACCTGATTatcttttctccctttttcagAAATTGGTGACAAAGTACAGCGGCCTGTTCTTCGCCCCACTCGCCCTGGTCGTGGTCAATGACGACTCGGCGCGCTGTAAAAAAATGGCGGCCATGGCCATCAAGTCTTTGCTGACTCAGCTGGAATTGAACCACAAGAACACTTTGTACTCCCTCGTCATTTCGTGGCTGAAAGCAGAAAAGGTACATATATATCCAGggggaacatttattttaaataagcaGCTTATCTTTATTTTCGTAATATTTTGTTGGAATGTTGTGTGCTTTATAGTAACTGTGGTGACAGTCCTGTTACATTAGAATTCATATGAATATTTCAGTTTAAACTggtgtcccccccccctcctagGCGAGCCTGCGGCGTCTGGGGGCTCAGATTTGCGGCCTGtttgtggaggtggaggaggagaagtttgCCCGTCGTCTGAAAGACCTGCTGCCCCTGCTGGAGAAAGAGATCAACCCTGACAACTACGAAGACGTAAACGTCAACACAGTCGCACCATCTCTGTCCTGTCGTTTAATAtctaaagaaaaggaaaagcatctttgtgactgtgtgtctttCAGATTGAAGAGGAGCAGGATGAGAAAGGAGCAGACCGGCTGTTGTTCAGTTATCTGACTCTCATCACCAAACTCTGTAAATACTGTggcctgctgcagctccacaaccCTGACGACACACTCCTGAACATCTGGGgtaaaggacacacacaaaaaactgttCTTTCACTTGCATACGCAGCCACATTCCACATAAACTGAATCAAAAATACTTTTCCCCCTAAAATGCCTGCAGGTCACATCGAAGCCCATCTGCGACACCCTCACTGCTGGGTGTGGCTGACGGCCTCGCAGCTCTTTGGCCAGATGTTTGCAGCCCAGCAGGCAGAACAGCTGGTCACCGTTTGGAGAGGAGAGCAAGGAGACGCTGCCTCCCAGTCAGCAACCACCGCCTTCATCACCAGCAACCTGGACAAGAAGGTGAGGCCGAGGACCACTCGTTTTTCATTTTTGCCTCTTAATCTCATTGCTTCAACTAattcctttccttcctttcctgGCATCTAGATTAGAGAGTTGGCGTTATCGTTCAGTCACCAGCTACAGTCCAAGTTCCTGGACACAGCATCAGGAGAGcaggtgcacaaacacaacctaAACAACCCTCTTTGAAATATTTCAGCTAAATGACCCAGATCAGATTTAACTGAGTCATGTTCTGCTCCGCCCATAGGTGATCAAGAACCTGCTGTTCGTCGGCAAGGTGATCTACCTCATCTCCCCCGAGTCTGACGTCACATCCGCTGAGGAAGAAgtgaaagaaatggaggaggaggagcaggagcagcagagggagaatGAAGATGAAgtggagggagaaggaaaggaggaggaggcaggaaagGAGGCAGGAAAGGAGGCAGAAAAGGAGGCGGAAGAGAAcggaaaggaagaagaggagaagggggaAGAGAacgaaaaggaagaagaggagaagggggaAGAGAacgaaaaggaagaagaggatgaagacgaCAAGGATGATCGACCTCCGTCTCTACTGTGGTTGATGAAGAAGCTGTGTCTGATGGCCAAGAGAGAGGCAGCACACACTCCCAAAGTTCACGTCAAGGTAATCACAATAACTCCTGTTCTCTGGCTGATGACGATTAACATCCTGGTATTTAGACACTTTCTCCAATGACGATAGACTGATTATAAAAATGTACGAAGACtccagtcaggctccaccccccgTTCCTCTGATATTGTAATATCTTACAATATCTATCAAATCTTGGAGGAACATGTCAATTAATAGAATTCTAaccttcattttcttttttttcctctcctacAGAGAACGTGTGTGTTTAAGTTCCTGGGAGCTTTAGCCATGGACCTGGGGAAGGAAGGACTCGGCCCGTATCTCACCACCATCATCAGTCCTCTGTACAGAGAGCTGGACAGCACCTACGCAGAACAAGGTAACCGCTCCCACACGTCTTAATGGAAAAATGTTGGAACACACACGCAGAGTCATTGTTCGAACTCTGACCcgcgctctctgtctctgtccagaCCCCACGCTGAAGAACCTGGCACAGGAGCTGATCGAGCTGGTGAAGAGAAAAGTGGGGCTGGAGAAATTCTCGCTGGCTTTCTCCGCCGTTCAGAAGGAGTTTTCACAGAGGAGAGTGGCACGGAAACGACACAGAGCCATGCAGGTACGAATCAGGAAAGACAGGACGTGTTGAATTTACACACATAGATCCCGTCCGGAGATCTGATCTCTCAAATCACATTTGGAGGTGGTGTCCACATTCTGTAAACTGTGAGAACGTCAATGTGCCCTTTTCAAAATTGGTCAAATCTTTCTTCGTTGCACTGCTGCAAACTCAGACACGTCTGTAAAGTctgactgggtaaaaacaacataatttggtctCAAATCAGAATCTCACCAGGTGGACGTTAATACCAGATCTGAATgaggacacacatacacacgcatgcTTTAATTTGATCCTTGGCAGCCACCTGACATTtgtcctcatctctcttctctcaggcCGTAGCCAACCCAGACATCGCCGCCAAGAAGAAACTCAAGAAGCACAGGAACAAAATCGAAGCCAAGAAAAGGAAGATTGAGTTTCTACGACCCGGATATAAAGCCAAGAAGCACCGGAGCCACGCGCTCAGAGACCTGGCCATTGTGCAGTGAGTCAGGGGACTCCTCTTCGTGTGGCAGGCAGGCGTTAGTGATGTTGTGACTTTAACTATTCATGAAAACAATGCATTGGGACAAGAACATCAGAGAACAGACATTGCTGTCTGGTGATTTGCTGAAGAGCAAGGAGGTGGTAAAAACCAGCTATGACTCAATCCATCTTTTCTCTGTTCGACATGCAGCATCCTTGTGTGCGTAATGAGACATGTCACTGCTGTTGCTCAGCAGGACGTCTATCACTAATGACATCAGTTCATATGAATTGCAGATCAGAGctgaaatgttcctgctgtgaACAGATTCACATCCTCCGCAGCGAAATGTACgtttttgtaatttaaaaaaagatttgacatttttactgatAACCTGTAATCTGCGTTAAAACTGTTTGATTCTTCAAATATAAAAGAGTTTTAACACAGCAATGGTGCAATCACTGATAGCAATCTTTACTCAGAATCATTGTCACTGTACAAGCAGATATAAATATGCCACCAAAAATCTTTGAGCATACAGTTAGTGTTCGTTCAGTAACTAAATGACTAATATGCCAAAGCCCAACTCAATGATTTCaatgggggggaaaaaaaggttttaaccACTTAACTacattgtttcttttaaaaattgggaacaacaaataaacaggaagaaaaaaatagaaatccaTATCAGTGCATCTGCCTGACTAATACAAAACTAGCCCAGGCTGCAGTAACACGTGGCTCGAGGACACGTAGCAGATGTTGACAAATATGAAgccaaatagttttttttgtcatttaaaccaGATCGGCAGAAGGTTTACAGTAGTTATCCGTCATTGGCTTTTATATTTGCTacaataaacacagacatggagTTCTTCTCGATGGTAATGTCTCTGGTTGCCCGGGAGTGAGACAAACATTTGCACTATTGGACCTCTTGAGCTGTTTGTGCTGAATTGAGGAAAATGCTGCCTCCTTCTGGATCTCCATGGCATTATTTTCACCTACATTGGTGCCTGTTATTAGCTTAAGTAAACAGATGCAGTGTCTGGTGATCGCTTCTTTCAGAGACATTACAGAGGAGTGCACAGGCCTTTCACAGAGCCTCATTTATTGATTCCTATTCATTCACAATAACTTAATTCAAGGTCTACACTATAACAAATGGATTCATAAAGGTAGCAACGTTTGTCCACAGGTGTTATTCAACCATCAACTGACACTTGGCGGCATTTACCAAAACGTACAAAAATGGGTgtagtgtgtgtacatgtatgtttgCTCAGTCCAGACTTTACTGCAGCCCTTGCTTCTTAGTTCCAGGCTTGGAAGGCATTGGGAGGGCTTGGCCAAGGCTTCAGGTGGGTATGAGGTGGGTGAAGGAGGGGCAGGAGTGCAATCACTGGTCCAAAAGTAAGTGGGACATGGGgatgggggggaggggcagGTCAGTCACAAGGCGTCATGTagaagggtcaaaggtcaggagtATGTACAGAGAGGGTGGGGGAGAATTTTACTGCCGACTCTTCAGGGAATCCACCAACCTACAGGGACAGACGGAGAGTAAACATAACTGAGCCTTGGCAAACTTAGGATAGATAACATGTTGTGCAATATGTACTACTTATCAGATGTACTACATATCAGATGTACTACTATCAGCTCATAGTGAATGCTGTAGTGGAAACAACTTCATAGACTTTTCATAATCTTTTTTTGTAGTCCACACGGCTTGATTGCCCActgaataataatgaatttattcttatttctctGTATAACAAGTGTAGTAAAGCCTACCATTCCATTGCCTCGTCCAGGCCGACGCCCTTCGTGGCCGAGGTCTTGAAAATCTGCCACTTTCTGTCTTTGAGGGCGGGGAGGCCCAGAGCGTTTGCCACCTCGGTGGGTGTCATCGCCTGATCCATGTCCTGCTTGTTGGCAAACACCACCAGGATCgctttcttcagctcctcctcctgcacaaaGGATGCAAAAATTACATTAGATAAAGTATTAACAATTAGTTCTATTAGGACATTTTAATCGCAAAGCCTTAATTAACAGCTAATTTGATCTCAGTACCAAGATGatccaaaacaaatgtaatagAAACATTACTATTGTTTTGTCACAATGTACTAGTGTCTGACAATGGAtgatgtgacatcacagtggcAGCAGAGATAAAGGGTGTCCTCAGATTAGACTTGATCCTTTGTTTTGGAATCTATCAGTTGTCAAGAAATTTCACTCTGAACCCAAGTGCATCACTGGCACAATGATtctctgatgaaaaaaaattggTGCAATGCATTTTGGTTGTAGCGGAGTGTTGGTCCTCTTACCTCCAACATGGCCACCAGCTCAGACTTGGATATGCCCATCCTGTCACGGTCGTTGCTGTCGACGACGTAGATGACAGCGTCTGTGTTTGAGTAATAACATCTCCAGTAGGGCCTGTGAAtcggagagagaggaggagaggtccATCAAAGAGCGAGTGGTGAGTGTTAAAATGTGAACAtagattaaattaataaaactgaGTAACGTTAATGATTGCATGGTTATGTACAATATTGAAAATCTCAAATGTGCTGTAGGAAAACTGATTTGTCTGTTTCTACCTAATCTCCTTGGTGCTGACAGAGCAAACAGCTGTTTAGAGCTTCATTCTTGCTCCACGTTAATTAATttcctctcattcacacactcctGGGAGCTGCAATCTGCTACTTCCTCCACCTACCTGATACTCGTCTGTCCTCCCAGATCCCACACCTGGAACCTCAGGTTCTTGTATGTGACTGTCTCGACGTTGAAGCCGATTGCTGTGAGGAGAGAAAGTTCCCAAATGCAGTAAGGACACAGAACAGAACCTGAGCCGGATTCTCACCTCCGTGAAGTAAAAGAATTTCTGATAcaatatacatatttttaatCGAAATGAGGCTTGATTTTAAAGTTTCAGCATataatgtattaaaaataaataaaaaataagcaCAAGTATAACCAAACACATTTACGCAcgttttctgcatcatttattctttaaaataagtttttttatagacaaacagaaacacagatacCAATATTATAAAGAAATCTGTATCTAATTAAGATCAACCACTGTAATGCATGCAGAATGTGTCA from Paralichthys olivaceus isolate ysfri-2021 chromosome 23, ASM2471397v2, whole genome shotgun sequence includes the following:
- the arl1 gene encoding ADP-ribosylation factor-like protein 1, with the protein product MGGFFSNLFSGLFGTREMRILILGLDGAGKTTILYRLQVGEVVTTIPTIGFNVETVTYKNLRFQVWDLGGQTSIRPYWRCYYSNTDAVIYVVDSNDRDRMGISKSELVAMLEEEELKKAILVVFANKQDMDQAMTPTEVANALGLPALKDRKWQIFKTSATKGVGLDEAMEWLVDSLKSRQ